The Diabrotica undecimpunctata isolate CICGRU chromosome 3, icDiaUnde3, whole genome shotgun sequence genome includes the window gtCTTGTCTAAATGGAATATAACCACAATATTTGAAAAGACgtctattttgttttgtttttcatacaaataaatgtatttttaataatatttatatcccATTAAAAAAGTACTCGTTTTTGATAGACTACGTTTGTTCAATTGTAATATGTATGTAGGTATTACATAAAACTATAATGAATACATTTTTCGTGGGTtggtattgtaattttttttatattttttgcttaTATCATCACAATAagtataatttacaatattttactttTCTAGTGTTTCTTCTGTCATTTTCCGCCGCATCATGTATAACCTGGTCATCAACATCTATTCCAAAATTGATGAGCAATGAAACCAGCCCGTTTGGTAGACCAATTGATGTTGACGAAAGCGCTTGGATAACATCAAGTCTTACCTTAGGATCGGCTGTCGGAACTTCCATTTTTTGCTACCTCGCTAACCGTATAGGAAGGAAACCAACTTTACTTACTTCTGGTTTTATATTATTACTAAGTAATATACTAATAGCTTTTGGAAATATcatagaaatattttatatagctAGATTTTTATCTGGGGTAGCCGTTACTGGTACAATTTTTATAGTTCCTATATACTTAATGGAAATAGTTCATAAATCTAAAAGAATTGTACAATCTTCTTTAATTAGTATTTCTACCTGTTCAGGTCTGTTGTTTTCTAACGTAGTTGGATTATTTGCAACAATAActactttaaatttaataatagctgtcaatttagttttatttttagttttatttaaattgtcAGCCAAAGAATCTGAagtatttaataaaacaaaagaaaattttcTTGATAAAAAGGTGTTTGTTGAAGGAGAAGTTGAACTAAAACATGTGAAAGAATTGTTTATTGAAATTCctacaaaaacagaaaaagacgAAAACGTTAATCTTTTTAGCATTTACAAATCTATGGCTTTGAGAAAGGCTTTTTTTACAGTTAATACCTTATTAATTCTTCAACAGTTAACTGGCATTGATGTAGTTTTATTTTACGGAGTCCAACTTACAAGAAAGCTCAGTTCCGCTATAACACCTGAAATGGCAGTTAATATTCTCGGTGTATTTCATCTTCTTAGTTCTTTTATACTGCCCGTGATTGGTccaaaatttaataacaaaacGTTGTTACTAATATCTGGAGTAGGAATGGTGATTTCTCAATTGCTGTTAACTATTTTTAGTTATCTGCAAACTCTCTACACTTTTCCAGTATATCTAAACTTGCTTCCATTAATACTGCTAATTTCCTATATTATTAGTTATAATTCAGGTTTTGGAGCTTTACCTTTTATCTTTCTGGGAGAAATGTTCCCACCAAATGCAAAATTTCTGGCTACATCTGTAACTGGAACTTTGTATTGGATCGTGGCTTTTATGATAACGAAAAACTTTCAATTAATGTTGAGTTTAATAGGTTTATATGGATATTTTTTATTCTGTTCATTTTGTTGCATTCTAGGcacattattttcaaaatattatcTTATTGAGACAAAGAATAAAACATTAGAAGAAATACAAATGGAATTCGATAAGTAGACTATGGAAAGCATAATAGACTTGATTTACACTTTAGTTAAATAACGAaacgaaatccgaagatttctaattgtcgaaaccaaaattcagatttctgctttaatctgtgccttctaagaattgcaaggcaaaacagacattgataaagatgtaattagagacatgtggaatctaaaattgcattccacaaaaTATCTCCgcatctaagcaaaaatccttagcgaattggtttcataaagagtataccgaaataaagggcaagacagttaagatttgatttctcgtacagtgcgtttgtgtatccgcttTTACGTATTTTATactaaaaggaatcttcggagcggctattcacaaacgctctgaacgtgaaaacaatctttcctgtcgtagtagaagcaacactaaaatggcttcgatatggacgcaataccGACATCTGGTAATAAATCAAGACACGAAATCCGAAGATTTGAAATCTTCGGATATAAGAAATCCTGCTTTAATATGTGCCTTccaagaattgcaaggcaaaacagacgttgataaagatgtaactagagacatggggaatctaaaattgcattccacaactgtctgttttgccttgcaattctagagacatggggaatctaaaattgcattaaACAACTGTCTGTTTtgtcttgcaattcttagaaggcacagattaaagcagaaatccgGTTTCGTTTCGTTATTTatcatcagatgtcgctattgcgtccatatcgaagccattttagtgttgcttctactacgacaggaaagattgttttcacgttcagagcgtatGTGAATAtccgctccgaagattccttttaggacgaagtacgtataagcggatacacaaacgcactgtacgtgaaatcaaatcttaactgtcttttcttttagttaaatagtttatattttttttgtgactatttagttgtttttgttATTACTGAGGACTTTTAGCGTATTTTTATATAAGACATACGTTTGAACAATTGTATTCAGTATTATGTAGAGACTaagagtgtatatatatatatatatatatattatatatatatatatatatatatatatatatatatatatatattatatatatatatatatatatatatatatatatatatatatatatatatatatatatatatatatatgtgtatatataagttgtacatattgtaaaatataaagtagtttataaaaatatatgtaatttatttttgttaaagttAATCACTTTATAGTAATTTAATAAATGAAAAGAGTTATACagacttattttattttactcaTTATCATTTAAAGGGTGTACagtcaccttcttcttcttcctccttagTGTTTCCGTTTTCAGAActcgctgttccttactcttcttctccactcatttctgtccatcgTGTCTTCTTTACCTAAACTTTTCCCTATCAAGTCCTTCGCCATAGAGTTCTTCTATTTTCTCCTCAGCTTTCCTCTACCTCTTTTTACATATTCTAACAGCTCTATCATTTGTCCCAAATAGTTTTTATTTCTACGTCTGACGTCATTTAACCATTGCCATATTTGTTTTTGAAacttttttgagactgtagtcaccccGACTTTTTACCTAATCTGAATCTTCTTTACAGCCCACACTTCATCGCCGTATACCAACGCAGCCCTCACCAATATTTTGTATATCTGCCCTTTTAGCCGTTCCTCGATTTTTTGATCGCAGAATTGCCTCGTTTATTCACTTCCACTTAAACCAACTAGATTGTATTCAGTGAGCAATTTCTCAATCTACGGCTCCATTTTTCGTTATGTAGGAGCCAAATTATTTGATTCCTACCACCCGATCTAGTTTTTTTTTAGGCCAATTAATGATATACTCCCTTTTCTCCTAAACAGATATACTCCTTTTTTGACTTGCTAACTTTAAGTCATCCCTCTTCAATAGCCCTCCAACCCTCAAACTTCTCCTTTAATATTTCTTTGCTCTCCtatactaacacgatatcatcagcaaagagcattAACCAAGAAGACTTCTCTCTTAGCTTCTTTGTCAACACATCCATAGCAGGATTAAACAGGTAGGGACTTAGTaaagagccttgatgcaaaccaatCGTCAGTGAAAAATTTTTGGTCAATCCAACACTTACTTTAATGTACGATccgtcatatatatatatatatatatatatatatatttatatatatatatatatatatatatatatatatatatatatatatatatatatatatatatatatatatattcttcacgagccttacgtacttctcagaAACCTATTTCTCTCTTATACATCTCCGTAGCTCTTGTCTAGGAACAGTATCGTACGCCTTCTTAAGATCTATATATATAGCAATTGTAGCTCTCATTTCTTCTCGTTATACTTCTCTATCAACTGTCGCAATTTTCCTATCGATCTGCCTCTCTCTGTCTCCTTTATATTCGCTCTACAAACATTTGTGACATTAtctttatccctctatagttcttacagtcctgaatGTCTCATTTATCTTTATACAATCACACTCTCTCTCTCCATGCATTGGGCatcctttcttcctcatatatcctaATCATCAATCCTTTACTTTTCTAGAGCTTTTTAAACCCTCATAGATATTCCATCAGTTTCTACTGCTTTACCATTATTTATCCTTAACCTCCTCTTTCGCTATCCCCGGTATTATATTCTCATTTGCGATCTCGCATCCTCTCTATCCTCTTTACGTTCTTCGTCTAACAACTTTCTAAAGTCctcataccatctttgctttattaCAACATCGGTTCTTAATACCCTTTCAGCTCTTTATACAGCTGTGCAGACGATCGTTTCTTAGCAGTAGCTACATTACGCTTTGCTTATCTTTTTTTaccttgtatatatccttatctttCTTTTTTCAGATATGTCATACCTCTTTTTAGCCTCTTTCTTCTGCctaaccttctgttgcacttcatcgttccacaGCATCTTTATCAAACCTTATTTCACACCTTTATCTCCGTATCCACTATCACCGGTGTGTTGCTAACCTCTTTTAGGCTTCTTATGCACAGTACCAAATCTACCTAACTTTCCCTTTTCCCGCTACTATAGGTAACATACTGGTCTTCAGTCTTTATGTAGAAGATTTCCACgatttactttattatttcttattctCATCCCCAAATCTTTATTAACtctttctatttttactttttttctaccAATATGTCCATTTAAACCATCTCCAATAAAACACTTTTGGTCCACTGGAATGTCGAGCATCTCGCAATCAAGAGCATTtcaaaattcttccttttcctGTTGTTCAGTTCCTGTGGCGTATAGACACATAATATGATATTCACGTTGGTATTGCCTATACTTAGCTGGACACTTATTGTGCTATCGCTTCTGGTTATCCTTACAAGATGTCCCTTCCACTTGTTATTCAAAATAATACCCACACCATTTCTGTCATGACTGTTCACACTagtataaatttatttacaataatcTCTAAGATCTCTCGATTTATTACCTCTCGAATGAGTTTGAAGTATGAAGTTCTTGGGCTCCTTCCGTTTTCTAAGGGGTAGCCCTAGCTCACTTTTCGCATGGACCAAGCAAGGCTGCAGCTATGCGTCGCTTACGGGAAACACCCTAGCCcctatttttctgtttttacccTGTTTGCGCCTTactttcaatatttttgcttCCATGGTTGTAGCAAGGTTTTTACTGCCAGATGACCTTCCTGACGCAAATTCTCCTCCTTTATCCGAGCTTGAGAGCGGCACTGATAGTTACccagctactcaatccacccagccCCTACCAgagaatttgtttttttatttatttaacatcccaatttatttacaatctgtaatataattacaataagtaaattgtctgacaatatttaacaatataaatattattaaagaacAAATGTCTTATAGAAAATTACTCATTGACAATTTCCTGTGCATTCTTGGCGCTGAACACTTTTGACTTCCGGCATTTCACTAATACAGTTTGCTGATTTTAAGGCTCAGCTCTTTTCGTTTGGTAAATATGTGTTTTCTCCATGTGAGCCTGCGATCCAAAGGTATTCCCAAGTATTTTAGGTCATCTTTCTGTGGCAGAAGTTGACCGTTTAACGATACCGAAGGGCAGTAAATGTTACCTGTCCAGATTTTGACTTGTTGGCTTGTAGACTATGTAGACGCCACatttttattcaagtttgtaTTGGATTAAGGTAACTCTGTGCTCTGTGTGAGGCTATGGCTGAGTCTTTATGAGAAGAGGTAACTGCATTGTTATCTGCATAAGTTGCTGTTACGACTTCTGGTGATGTAGGTAAGTCCGCAGTAAATATTAGGTACAGCACTGGTCCGAGAACACTGTCTTAAGGGACTTCAGCCATAAATGGATAAAGTCTGGTATACTCATCTTGATGTTTCATAGGGTAATGCCGGTCTTGCAGGTGGGACCTTAGGAGTCGGAGGTAATTGTTCGGAAGTGATTTTTGAATTTTGAATAAAAGGTCATTATGCCAGACTTTAACAAATGCCTGAAAGATGTTTAAGAAGATTGCGGAACaatattttctgttctttagtgATTGGCGTATTTGTTGGTATGGTTGGTATAAACCCAGTGAATTTGTTCAGTGGTAGCGTTCTGTGGCCTAAAGCTAAACTGGTGATAAGGTAGTATTTTTTGTGAACGAAAATTGACTCTATTTTGAATAACAGCAGTTTTGTCAAAATTTTAGACATAATATGATGCAGGCTAACAGGtctgtataattttattttctccAAGGATTTTTCGGGTTGTGGAacttaaattatttgaaaaaaaatttttattaaaaaccctttataaaaggtatataatttaaaaaacccaatcaggctatatcacaaaacgttttcggaatccatcttccatcatcagtgcacctaAATAGTATggaaccacttaattaaaaagaacgtgaaatttaaagtttgaccaaggttaatataaaatgtggttaatacttactaggtgggtatacatgtattgagccaataaatatgtgggtaaaaacccgttaaaaattgtttttttttaatttagtttacattatatggtggtaAATATTATGATGGTAAAATTACCAGTGTactaggtaacatggcgacgtatgactccacgtgaagttgctggtcctgagacgatgtgtctacgaggacttgatgaaagcaactgattgaaatgacaatcttgataagttaggacggaagtccgaaAAAAGTAGTCAGTATAACTTTATGTGTTAGTCTAAAGCCAAcgctatttaaaaattgaaaaagtttaaattaaaataatgtaacagtagcaaccatcaatgttgttgttttagttgttaatttgtcctgaatttatttttaagaacatggtgaaaattgttttattaattaatgtatgtGGTGAGAAAATTGTGTGAATattgttaggcaaccaactatacatgcgTCTTAAAGTGGTGTAAATtagagattctaatataaggccccttatgtttttcaacatttggtacctggagaATGGAAAATAGACATATGTGGGAAGTTGGAttcttgaaaatttattgttgatgggtggaataggaattaatatattttatatttgaagaTGGTGTTtagtgaataaaataaaagtttatgtaatataatgttcatgtaatatttaaattataacttaagcatagaaggccctgtatgttaaaaaacaacatttggtacctggaaatgTAAAACTTTTTAAGTTACAAGTTCATGAACATGAATAACTGATTAGATGTTCACAGAAGAAGTTGGTTAGTTGTTTTGTGTGTGTTGACAAATATATGAGATGAacaaaaattgatggttgggacGTGGTTTTTGTAATATGACGATCGCacagtactcaacttataacttaagaagataaggccctatctgttataaagcaacattaggtacatgagaaatataaaaggataagttataagttcatgagctTAATAGACTATTGGTATATCTTAACAAGAACTGTAAAAATGAAATGGTTGtgggtggctctgttaaatttaagtaaaaaagaaagTTATGATGATTTTATAATTATGAGAAAAGGAAAGACTACAGAAGGCTGAGGTCTCCAGAGATCCGAAACCAAACCCTGAGGGAGATATGTGGATAAGTACAATGAGAATTGAATAGTTTAGGAGGGGGATAACAAATAATCTACTCTGAATTTAGAGGTGTCAAAAAGAAGCATGAAAAGCATTAGGTATAGGGGTCAGATTTGAAGTTTAGGTTGGATAGAAAGAAGTGGGGAAAGATGGAGAGTATGATGTATTGAAAGAGAGGTTTTGGAATGAACTAAGGAAGATGGATAGTTGACGaacgaataataataaatatagattTTGTTGAAAGAGTAAATTAAAGATGCGAGTTATAAGAATAGTTGGCGATTGAGAGGGAGGAAGTCTCGATTGCATGAGAcatgacgattaacacaatttggacttttttttgtttttctttaagaatttctaGGTCTTCGTATAAGTCTAGTTTG containing:
- the LOC140435601 gene encoding facilitated trehalose transporter Tret1-like isoform X2 gives rise to the protein MGVNPVFLLSFSAASCITWSSTSIPKLMSNETSPFGRPIDVDESAWITSSLTLGSAVGTSIFCYLANRIGRKPTLLTSGFILLLSNILIAFGNIIEIFYIARFLSGVAVTGTIFIVPIYLMEIVHKSKRIVQSSLISISTCSGLLFSNVVGLFATITTLNLIIAVNLVLFLVLFKLSAKESEVFNKTKENFLDKKVFVEGEVELKHVKELFIEIPTKTEKDENVNLFSIYKSMALRKAFFTVNTLLILQQLTGIDVVLFYGVQLTRKLSSAITPEMAVNILGVFHLLSSFILPVIGPKFNNKTLLLISGVGMVISQLLLTIFSYLQTLYTFPVYLNLLPLILLISYIISYNSGFGALPFIFLGEMFPPNAKFLATSVTGTLYWIVAFMITKNFQLMLSLIGLYGYFLFCSFCCILGTLFSKYYLIETKNKTLEEIQMEFDK
- the LOC140435601 gene encoding facilitated trehalose transporter Tret1-like isoform X1, translated to MFFPWSIDWSSWTLESLFLLSFSAASCITWSSTSIPKLMSNETSPFGRPIDVDESAWITSSLTLGSAVGTSIFCYLANRIGRKPTLLTSGFILLLSNILIAFGNIIEIFYIARFLSGVAVTGTIFIVPIYLMEIVHKSKRIVQSSLISISTCSGLLFSNVVGLFATITTLNLIIAVNLVLFLVLFKLSAKESEVFNKTKENFLDKKVFVEGEVELKHVKELFIEIPTKTEKDENVNLFSIYKSMALRKAFFTVNTLLILQQLTGIDVVLFYGVQLTRKLSSAITPEMAVNILGVFHLLSSFILPVIGPKFNNKTLLLISGVGMVISQLLLTIFSYLQTLYTFPVYLNLLPLILLISYIISYNSGFGALPFIFLGEMFPPNAKFLATSVTGTLYWIVAFMITKNFQLMLSLIGLYGYFLFCSFCCILGTLFSKYYLIETKNKTLEEIQMEFDK